Part of the Brachyspira hampsonii genome is shown below.
GGATCATTATAATCACCTGTCCAGCCGCTAAGCACCATTTGATAACTTAAATCTCTGAAACTCTGAAGTATAACAGACCATTCTCTAGGTACTATAACAGCATCAACACCAATATTCTTCCACATTTGCTGTATAGCTTCAACCATAACAACATTTCCGTCATTTGATACTAAAACTTCTAAAACAGGATAATTCTCCCCATTAGTATATCCTGCTTTAGCCATCAATCTTTTAGCTTCTTCTATATTTTTCTGATAATCATTGCTTTGTACGCTTATATAATCTCCCCCTTTAGCTCTGAATTCACCTTCATAATCACTGATTAAAGGAGGAACAAAAGCACCAGCAGGTTTCTGACCGGATTTATTTATTGAATCTACTATATAGTTTCTGTCAATAGCAAGAGCTAAAGCTCTTCTCACTCTGGAATCTTTTAATGCTTCATTTGTAAGATTCATTTCAAAGAATACAGTACCATACGCCTGATTCATCACAATTAATCCTTCTTTTTGCAGATTCTCAACTTCCTGAGCAGGTACTAAAGTAGAAAAATGTATTTGCCCGTTTCTTAAAGCAGCCAATGCAGTATTTTTATCTGATATCATTGATACAGTAATTTTTTTGGCGACTATTGAATCTTTATCATAATAGTTAGTATTAATTTCCATAACTATTTTGTCGTCTCTTATTCTTTCAGTCATTTTATAAGGTCCGTTGCCGATATAGCTTTCAGGGTTAGAAACCCAATCATCACCATATTTTTCTATAATGTCTTTTCTAACAGGTACAAACATATCAGCAAGTTCTAAAAAGTATGCAGTAGGATTTTCTAATGTTATTTCTATAGTATAATCATTAATCTTTTTTATTCCTAATTCTTCAACATTAGTATCACTGCTTGATATTTTTAAAGCATTTTTTATAGGTGCCATAAGTGAAGCATAAGGAGCAGCAGTATTAGGATCAACAAATCTTCTATAGCTATATACAAAATCATCAGCGGTAACAGGTACTCCGTCAGACCATTTTGCATTGGTTCTTAAATAGAATGTATATGTAATTCCATCTTCACTCATTTCATATTTTTCAGCCATTCCCCCAACTAATTTTCCCTCTTTATCTTTTTTCATAAGCCCTTCAAAAAAATGTCTTATATAAACAGTACCTGCACTTGCAGTATTAAGATGAGGATCTATAGTAGCAACTTCTCCTCCTAAGGAGATAGCTATTGAATCATCTTTAGCTTCTTTAGATGAGCATGAAAATATAAAAAATGATAAAATAACTATTGAGATTAAAATTTTTTTCATTGTATTCATCCTTTTATAAGTATGTTATATTTTAGTATGAAATTATAAAAAGTACAAATTTTTATAGAAATATTATTAACTTAAATAATATATTATTTATTATCTATATAGCAGTAGTTGAATCTGTGTTTTCCAAATGGATTTAAAACAAGCCCTTTTAAATTAGTTGATACTATGAAAGAATCAGCTCTGTAATAAAGAGGTATAATTGGCATTTCATCTAACAATATAGCCTCAGCCTGCTTCATATTATCTATTCTGAAACTGTTATTTGTATATATTGTCTTAGCTTCCATTATTAGTTCATCATATTTTGCATTAGAAAAACCTGAATGATTAACCCCTCCATAACTAACCATAATATCAAGCATAGTCATCGGATCATAATAATCCCCTGTCCATCCCATTCTTGCAATTTGATATCTTTTTTTTGTAAGAGATAATAAAGTAATAGGAAATTCCTCTTCTAAAAGTTTGACATCAATATTGAGATTTTCTTTCCACATTTTTTGTATAGCTTCTCCTACTTTATGAAATAATCCCGGAGATACTTTAAGTTCTAAAATGGGGTAGTTTTTTCCATCAGGATATCCTGACTCTTTCATTAATTCTTTTGCTTTTATTATGTTTTTATCATAGTTATCAATATCTATAAAGTTTGATGATTCTTCTCTAAAATAATTATTTAATCCCTTTATAGCAGGCGGTACAAAAGCACCAGCAGGAGTCTGAGATCCTTTTATTATATTATTAACTATATATTTTCTATCTATAGCAAGTGATAAAGCCTGTCTTA
Proteins encoded:
- a CDS encoding peptide ABC transporter substrate-binding protein, which gives rise to MKKILISIVILSFFIFSCSSKEAKDDSIAISLGGEVATIDPHLNTASAGTVYIRHFFEGLMKKDKEGKLVGGMAEKYEMSEDGITYTFYLRTNAKWSDGVPVTADDFVYSYRRFVDPNTAAPYASLMAPIKNALKISSSDTNVEELGIKKINDYTIEITLENPTAYFLELADMFVPVRKDIIEKYGDDWVSNPESYIGNGPYKMTERIRDDKIVMEINTNYYDKDSIVAKKITVSMISDKNTALAALRNGQIHFSTLVPAQEVENLQKEGLIVMNQAYGTVFFEMNLTNEALKDSRVRRALALAIDRNYIVDSINKSGQKPAGAFVPPLISDYEGEFRAKGGDYISVQSNDYQKNIEEAKRLMAKAGYTNGENYPVLEVLVSNDGNVVMVEAIQQMWKNIGVDAVIVPREWSVILQSFRDLSYQMVLSGWTGDYNDPMTMLELYLSYAPSNPGYNNPEYDRLIESSKHIVNPEERMKVLHDAEKILMYDMPIIPIHYRANALMVSKQLKDYKLDPLAKYRFHYSYLEK